The DNA segment TTCTTGGTCACCGGTTTGTCCGGGAAAATCCGGATCCATACTTTTCCGCCTCTCTTTATGTAGCGGGTCAACGCAATACGAGCAGCTTCAATCTGACGATCCGTAATCCAGGCCGGTTCCATCGCTCTCAGGCCGAATTCGCCGAAAGAAATGGCGCTTCCCCGAAAAGCCTTCCCCGTCATGCGGCCGCGCTGCTGTTTGCGAAATTTCGTTTTGCTCGGCATTAACATATATTTATCTCCGGATTAATCCCCAAAATTCAACCTTTATTATCCGGCTCTTTCGGAGCCCCGGTACCGCCTGAACCCGCCGGCGGCTGCGGACGTCCCGCCCCGCCATGCTGCTCTCTCGGCCGGTTTCCCCTATCCCCTTGTTGCGGCCGGCGGTCCTGTCTGTCGCCTCCACCGCGGCGCCCATCCTGATAGCCGCCGCCAACTCCGGATATTGCTGACCCTTCACCGCCTCGATCGGGACGGCGGACTCTTCCGCGCGGACGTCTCTTGCCGCCGCGACGATCATCACCGCGGGGACGTTCCCGACGACGATCCATATCCAGTTCCGGACGCTCCTGCAATGATTTGTCAAGCTCTTCCTTGACCAGCATTTCGCCGGCGCCCATCACCATACCCCGGCAGATCCAGACCTTGACACCGATACATCCATAGGTCGTATGGGCCGTCGATGTCGCATAATCGATATCCGCCCGAAGAGTATGAAGCGGGACTCGGCCTTCCATATATTTTTCCGTCCGCGCAATTTCGGCTCCGGCCAAACGTCCGCCGCAGACGATCTTTACGCCTTCGGCGCCCATCTTCATAGTGGCCCCGATGGCTTTTTTCATGGCCCGGCGATAGGAGACACGCCCTTCCAGCTGATGCGCAATGGAATCGGACACCAACTGAGCCGACAACTCCGGCTTCTTCACTTCAATAATATTAAGCGAAATATCCTTCTTCGTCAGCATCTGCAGTTCTTCCCGCAGTTTATCTACTTCGGCCCCTTTGCGGCCGATTACGATACCGGGGCGCGACGTATGAATATCCACCGTTACTTTCTTAGGTGCCCGCAGAATCTCCACCTTGGCCAATCCGGCGTTCTCCAACCTGGCGTTGATATATTTCTTAATCATCATATCTTCATGAATCAGGGTGGCAAAGTTCCGGTCAGCGAACCACTTGCTGTTCCAGGATTTTATCACGCCTAAGCGGAAACCGATTGGATGTGTCTTTTGTCCCAAGACTGTCTCCTTAATTTACCCTTATTCTTTTTTATCTTCCGAATCCGCCTCTGTCTCTTCGGCGGTCTCGATCGTCTCTTTTTCGCTCTTACTCGAAACGACCTTCTCCTTCGCTTCTTTCTTTTCCGATGCGCCCTTGGCCTCATCCGCGGTCTTCTCGGCTTTGCCTTTCCTGCCGCGCGGCTTTTCCGCCTCGGCCTCGCCCTGCACTTCAACCGTCACATGACAATATCTCTTCCGCACCCGGAACACCCGGCCCATCGATTGAAAACGGGCCCGCTTCCCGGTCGGGGCGCTATCGACATATATTTTCGAAATCATCAAATCCTCGGCTTTCAGCTTGGCCGTCCCGACGCCGGCGATAGCATTGGCCGCCGCCGCTTTTACTGTCTTGGCCAGTTGATGAGCCGCCGATTTGGGAGTATAATTCAAAATGTTCAGCGCATCCTGGACCGGACGTCCCTTTACCAGATCAATCACCCGGCGCATTTTTCTCGGGGACATTTTCAAATACCTGACCCGCGCTCGTGCCTGCGTTAACATGATTATCTCCCTATCCTTCTTTCACCGAGGTGCTGCGTTCCGCCAGTTTGCCGCCGTGCCCGCGAAATGTCCGGGTCGGCGCGAATTCACCCAGTTTATGACCGACCATATTCTCCGTCACATAAATCGGGATGAATTTGTTCCCGTTATGCACCGCCAGGGTATGCCCGACAAAATCGGGAGAAATGGTGGTGCGACGAGCCCAGGTTTTGATGACCCTTTTCTCGCCGGTCTCATTCAGCGCCAGAAGCTTATTCAAAAGCTTCTCGTCAATATATGGACCTTTTTTCAATGACCGTGCCATTCATTCCTCCGCAATTACTTCTTCTTCCCGCGTGCTTCAACAATATATTTTCTGGATTTTTTCTTCTTCCGCGTCTTCAGCCCTTTGGCCTTCTGCCCCCATGGCGAGCAAGGGTGACGCCCCCCTGATGTCTTCCCTTCACCGCCGCCCATCGGATGATCGACCGGGTTCATGGTCACGCCGCGGTTATGCGGACGGCGTCCCCGCCAGCGCGAGGCCCCCGCTTTTCCGAGGGAAATATTCTTATGATCCGAGTTGCCGACTTGCCCGATGGTTCCATAGCAATTCTGCTTGATCAGACGAACTTCGCCCGACGGCATCTTGAGATGGGCAAACTCGCCCTCTTTGGCTACCAACTGCACATAAGTTCCGGCCCCGCGCGCGATTCTACCGCCCCGGCCCGGCATCAATTCAACATTGTGCAAAAATGTTCCCAGCGGCGCCATTCCGACCGGCAAAGCGTTGCCGTTTCTAATCTCCGCCTTGTCGCCGGACATAATATTGTCATTTACTTTCAATCCTTCGGGGGCAAGAATATATCTCTTTTCGCCGTCCACGTAGTGCAATAATGCAATGTAAGACGAACGGTTGGGATCGTATTCAATCGAGGCCACCCGCGCCGGGATATTATATTTATCCCGTTTGAAATCAATCAGGCGGTAGTATCTTTTATGACCGCCGCCTCTGTGACGAGCCGTTACCCGGCCCTTGTTATTGCGGCCGCCGCTCTTGCGAAGGGCCACGAGCAGAGCCTTTTCCGGACGAGTGGAAGTGATTTCCTCGAACGTCGGAACCGTCCTGAAACGAAGTGACGGCGTCACCGGTTTAAATTTCTTTATTGCCATATTATTCCCTGTCTGCCACCTTTATACATTCTCAAAAACGCCGATCTGCTGGCCCTTTTTCAATTTGACCACGGCCTTCTTCCACGCCGTCGAACGCCCTTCAAAACGGCCCTGACGCTTCGGCTTGTCCGGAACTATCATAGTTCTGACCGATTCCACCTTAACCCCGAAAACCTTTTCGACCGCCTTTTTGACGTCCAGTTTGTTGGCTTCCCGGGCCACTTTGAAAACATAAGAATTATTCTTTTCCTTCAGGACGTTTGATTTCTCCGTCATCAGGTGCAACTGCAATACGCGACGATCATTTTTCATGAGGCAAATACCTCCTGCACTTTATCCAGACCGGCTTTTGTGAAGACGAGAACATCGGCGTTCATCACATCATAGGCATTGACCAGCGGAGCGCGGGAGTAATTGACCCGCGGCATATTGCGGGACGACATCTCCAGATGGGGGCTCTGGCCCTCGTGCAATATCAGGCATTTCTTTTCCTCCAACCCGAGTTTGCCGATGACGCCGGCGAGTTTCTTGGTCTTTATCTCGCCCAATTCAATCTTATCCACAACTACCAGATGCTGTTCCTGGGCCTTGGTTGACAGGGCCGATAACAGAGCCAGTCTTTTCATCCGTTTCGGAAATTTGCTGTAATAGGAACGCGGCTCAGGGCCAAAAATAATTCCGCCTCCTCGCCAGAGTGGTGAGCGAATCGTCCCTGCCCGGGCCCGACCCGTCCCTTTCTGCCGCCACGGTTTGGTTCCGCCGCCCGAAACCTCGGATCGCCCTTTGGCGCTTGATGTCCCCTGCCGCTGATTGGCCAGGTAATTCACGACATATTGATGCAAGACATGGGGATTGGGACGTACTCCAAATATCGCGTCATTGAGACTTACTGTCCCGACTTCCGAACCGTCTTGATTATATAATTTTACTTCCATCTTAACCTGCCATCCTAACGGGGTCTATTCGATGTTCTAATTTTAAGCAGCGTTCCCTTCTTTCCCGGAATCGCACCCCGAACCAGAAGAAGGTTCTGTTCCCCGATCACCTGCGCCACTTCCAGATTCAGAGCCGTCACCCTGTCCTTGCCCATCTTTCCGGCCATTCTTTGTCCGCGAAACACGCGCGACGGATATGATGATGCCCCGACCGAACCCGGCGCCCTCTGACGATCGGACTGCCCGTGAGTAATATTTGCCCCGCCGAAATTATGACGGCGCATGACACCCTGAAAACCAAGCCCTTTGGAAATCCCGGTAATATCGACCTTCTCGCCCTTTTTGAATAAATCCACCTTCAGTTCGTCACCGACTTTGAATTCGCCGTCGGCCTTTAATTCCCGAAGGTAGCGGCGGACTTCCTGCTGAGCCTTCTTATAATGACCCGCCAGCGGCTTATTGAATAGATTGGCCCGCTTATTGCCGAATCCAACCTGGACCGCCTTATATCCTTCCTTCTCCGGTGTTCTGACCGCGACCACTACGCAGGGGCCGGCCTCAATCACCGAAACCGGTATCGCTTCGCCGTCCGAGCCGAATATTCGCGTCATTCCCAACTTTATTCCTAATATCTCTTTCATCACTGCACCACCGTCAGGTCTTTATTTCAACATCAACGCCGGCCGGCAAATCGAGCTTCATCAGAGCATCGACCGTCTGCGGTGTCGATTCATATATGTCTATCAATCGTTTATGAATTCTTGTCTCGAATTGCTCGCGCGATTTCTTATCCACGTGCGGCGAACGCAAAACGGTGTACACGGTTCGTTTCGTCGGAAGAGGAATCGGTCCGGCAATACGGGCACCTGTACGCAATACGGTCCTCGCTATCTCCTTGGTCGATTTATCCAGAGAATAGTGATCGTACGCTTTCAGCTTAATTCTGATTTTCTGACCTTCCATATTTGACCTTTTTTTCCTTCTATACCCGTTGCCTACGCGATCACTTCCGAGATAACTCCGGCGCCGACCGTCCGACCNNNNNNNNNNNNNNNNNNNNNNNNNNNNNNNNNNNNNNNNNNNNNNNNNNNNNNNNNNNNNNNNNNNNNNNNNNNNNNNNNNNNNNNNNNNNNNNNNNNNNNNNNNNNNNNNNNNNNNNNNNNNNNNNNNNNNNNNNNNNNNNNNNNNNNNNNNNNNNNNNNNNNNNNNNNNNNNNNNNNNNNNNNNNNNNNNNNNNNNNNNNNNNNNNNNNNNNNNNNNNNNNNNNNNNNNNNNNNNNNNNNNNNNNNNNNNNNNNNNNNNNNNNNNNNNNNNNNNNNNNNNNNNNNNNNNNNNNNNNNNNNNNNNNNNNNNNNNNNNNNNNNNNNNNNNNNNNNNNNNNNNNNNNNNNNNNNNNNNNNNNNNNNNNNNNNNNNNNNNNNNNNNNNNNNNNNNNNNNNNNNNNNNNNNNNNNNNNNNNNNNNNNNNNNNNNNNNNNNNNNNNNNNNNNNNNNNNNNNNNNNNNNNNNNNNNNNNNNNNNNNNNNNNNNNNNNNNNNNNNNNNNNNNNNNNNNNNNNNNNNNNNNNNNNNNNNNNNNNNNNNNNNNNNNNNNNNNNNNNNNNNNNNNNNNNNNNNNNNNNNNNNNNNNNNNNNNNNNNNNNNNNNNNNNNNNNNNNNNNNNNNNNNNNNNNNNNNNNNNNNNNNNNNNNNNNNNNNNNNNNNNNNNNNNNNNNNNNNNNNNNNNNNNNNNNNNNNNNNNNNNNNNNNNNNNNNNNNNNNNNNNNNNNNNNNNNNNNNNNNNNNNNNNNNNNNNNNNNNNNNNNNNNNNNNNNNNNNNNNNNNNNNNNNNNNNNNNNNNNNNNNNNNNNNNNNNNNNNNNNNNNNNNNNNNNNNNNNNNNNNNNNNNNNNNNNNNNNNNNNNNNNNNNNNNNNNNNNNNNNNNNNNNNNNNNNNNNNNNNNNNNNNNNNNNNNNNNNNNNNNNNNNNNNNNNNNNNNNNNNNNNNNNNNNNNNNNNNNNNNNNNNNNNNNNNNNNNNNNNNNNNNNNNNNNNNNNNNNNNNNNNNNNNNNNNNNNNNNNNNNNNNNNNNNNNNNNNNNNNNNNNNNNNNNNNNNNNNNNNNNNNNNNNNNNNNNNNNNNNNNNNNNNNNNNNNNNNNNNNNNNNNNNNNNNNNNNNNNNNNNNNNNNNNNNNNNNNNNNNNNNNNNNNNNNNNNNNNNNNNNNNNNNNNNNNNNNNNNNNNNNNNNNNNNNNNNNNNNNNNNNNNNNNNNNTCGCCGCCGTCAATGTCGTCTTACCATGATCAACATGACCTATCGTCCCCACATTAACATGCGGCTTCGACCGTACAAATTTCTCCTTCGCCATACGAAAACTCCTCAGTCTATTTAAACATACATCATATTCGAAAACATTTTTGACGCCACCTCACGCGGCAGCAGCGCGTACTTGGCAAACTGCATCGTGTACGAGGCCCGTCCCTGTGACAAATTGCGCAGCGCCGTGGCGTAACCGAACATCTCCGCGAGCGGAACCGTCGCCGTGATGACCTGCACGTTGCCGCGCGGCACCATGCCGTTGATTTTACCGCGGCGAAGATTCAAATCGCCCACCACGTTGCCCATGTACATTTCCGGGCAAACCACTTCCACGCTCATGACCGGTTCCAGTATCGCCGGGTGCGCCTTGCGCACGGCGTCCTGAAGCGCCATCGAGGCGGCAATTTTGTAGGCCAATTCGCTGGAATCAACATCATGATAAGTGCCGTCGAGAAGCGTTACCTTGATACCGGTCAATGGATAACCGGCAATGGCCCCGTTGGTCATCGCCTCTTTTACCCCTTTTTCAATCGCCGGAATGTATTCCCTCGGAATGGTCATTCCTACGACTTTATTTTCAAATGCAAAGTGCGTCCCGTTTTCCGTCGGCTCCACTTTCAGCCAGACATGTCCATATTGCCCCTTGCCCCCCGATTGACGAATAAACTTGCCTTCCTGCTCCACCGCTTCCGTAATGGTTTCCTTATAGGCCACCGACGGTCGTCCCACGGACGCCTGGACGCCGAATTCGCGAATCATGCGGTCCACCAGAATTTCCAGATGCAATTCGCCCATGCCGGAGATAATTGTCTGTCCGGTTTCTTCGTTAATTTTGGCTTTAAAAGTGGGATCTTCCTCTTCGAGTTTTTGCAGGGCTTCGCTTAATTTNTCCTGGTCGGCCTTGGATCGCGGTTCAATCGCGACAAAAATCACCGGCTCCGGAAAATTCATGACCTCCAGCACGATTGGATGCTTGGAATCACACAACGTGTCGCCGGTGGTCGTTTTGCGAAATCCGATAATGGCTACGATATCACCCGCCGAGGCCTCTTCAATATCGGCCCGCTTGTTGGAGTGCATCTGAAGGATCCGCGCCACCCGCTCTTTTATCCCCGAGTTGGGGTTGAGTAGCGCCATACCGCTTTTTATCGTACCGGAATATACCCGGACATAGCAGAGTCTTCCGGAATGCGGATCGCTCATAATTTTAAACGCCAAAGCCGCGGCCGGTTCGGCAGGATCCGCCTTCCTCTTCAATTCCTTTTTTCCGTCGGGTGATACGCCCTTGACCGCCGGCAAATCCAGCGGCGACGGCAAATAATCGACAATGCCGTCGAGAAGTCTTTGAATCCCGCGATTGCGGAACGAGGAGCCGCACAAAACCGGCACCAAGGCGCATTTTATCACCGCCGCCCGCAGGGCCCGGATAA comes from the Candidatus Zixiibacteriota bacterium genome and includes:
- the rplP gene encoding 50S ribosomal subunit protein L16 (Evidence 2a : Function from experimental evidences in other organisms; PubMedId : 10094780, 12809609, 3892488, 6154696, 786730; Product type s : structure), translated to MLMPSKTKFRKQQRGRMTGKAFRGSAISFGEFGLRAMEPAWITDRQIEAARIALTRYIKRGGKVWIRIFPDKPVTKKPAETRMGKGKGAPEFWVAVVKPGRILFEIEGVEEKMAKEALRLAGDKLPIRTKFITRKDTEVA
- a CDS encoding hypothetical protein (Evidence 5 : Unknown function), coding for MTNHCRSVRNWIWIVVGNVPAVMIVAAARDVRAEESAVPIEAVKGQQYPELAAAIRMGAAVEATDRTAGRNKGIGETGRESSMAGRDVRSRRRVQAVPGLRKSRIIKVEFWGLIRR
- the rpsC gene encoding 30S ribosomal protein S3, with translation MGQKTHPIGFRLGVIKSWNSKWFADRNFATLIHEDMMIKKYINARLENAGLAKVEILRAPKKVTVDIHTSRPGIVIGRKGAEVDKLREELQMLTKKDISLNIIEVKKPELSAQLVSDSIAHQLEGRVSYRRAMKKAIGATMKMGAEGVKIVCGGRLAGAEIARTEKYMEGRVPLHTLRADIDYATSTAHTTYGCIGVKVWICRGMVMGAGEMLVKEELDKSLQERPELDMDRRRERPRGDDRRGGKRRPRGRVRRPDRGGEGSAISGVGGGYQDGRRGGGDRQDRRPQQGDRGNRPREQHGGAGRPQPPAGSGGTGAPKEPDNKG
- the rplV gene encoding 50S ribosomal protein L22, with the protein product MLTQARARVRYLKMSPRKMRRVIDLVKGRPVQDALNILNYTPKSAAHQLAKTVKAAAANAIAGVGTAKLKAEDLMISKIYVDSAPTGKRARFQSMGRVFRVRKRYCHVTVEVQGEAEAEKPRGRKGKAEKTADEAKGASEKKEAKEKVVSSKSEKETIETAEETEADSEDKKE
- the rpsS gene encoding 30S ribosomal protein S19 (Evidence 2a : Function from experimental evidences in other organisms; Product type s : structure), encoding MARSLKKGPYIDEKLLNKLLALNETGEKRVIKTWARRTTISPDFVGHTLAVHNGNKFIPIYVTENMVGHKLGEFAPTRTFRGHGGKLAERSTSVKEG
- the rplB gene encoding 50S ribosomal subunit protein L2 (Evidence 2a : Function from experimental evidences in other organisms; PubMedId : 9531480; Product type s : structure) — its product is MAIKKFKPVTPSLRFRTVPTFEEITSTRPEKALLVALRKSGGRNNKGRVTARHRGGGHKRYYRLIDFKRDKYNIPARVASIEYDPNRSSYIALLHYVDGEKRYILAPEGLKVNDNIMSGDKAEIRNGNALPVGMAPLGTFLHNVELMPGRGGRIARGAGTYVQLVAKEGEFAHLKMPSGEVRLIKQNCYGTIGQVGNSDHKNISLGKAGASRWRGRRPHNRGVTMNPVDHPMGGGEGKTSGGRHPCSPWGQKAKGLKTRKKKKSRKYIVEARGKKK
- the rplW gene encoding 50S ribosomal subunit protein L23 (Evidence 2a : Function from experimental evidences in other organisms; PubMedId : 10094780, 12809609, 3892488, 391594; Product type s : structure), whose protein sequence is MKNDRRVLQLHLMTEKSNVLKEKNNSYVFKVAREANKLDVKKAVEKVFGVKVESVRTMIVPDKPKRQGRFEGRSTAWKKAVVKLKKGQQIGVFENV
- the rplD gene encoding 50S ribosomal protein L4 gives rise to the protein MEVKLYNQDGSEVGTVSLNDAIFGVRPNPHVLHQYVVNYLANQRQGTSSAKGRSEVSGGGTKPWRQKGTGRARAGTIRSPLWRGGGIIFGPEPRSYYSKFPKRMKRLALLSALSTKAQEQHLVVVDKIELGEIKTKKLAGVIGKLGLEEKKCLILHEGQSPHLEMSSRNMPRVNYSRAPLVNAYDVMNADVLVFTKAGLDKVQEVFAS
- the rplC gene encoding 50S ribosomal subunit protein L3 (Evidence 2a : Function from experimental evidences in other organisms; Product type s : structure) translates to MKEILGIKLGMTRIFGSDGEAIPVSVIEAGPCVVVAVRTPEKEGYKAVQVGFGNKRANLFNKPLAGHYKKAQQEVRRYLRELKADGEFKVGDELKVDLFKKGEKVDITGISKGLGFQGVMRRHNFGGANITHGQSDRQRAPGSVGASSYPSRVFRGQRMAGKMGKDRVTALNLEVAQVIGEQNLLLVRGAIPGKKGTLLKIRTSNRPR
- the rpsJ gene encoding 30S ribosomal subunit protein S10 (Evidence 2a : Function from experimental evidences in other organisms; PubMedId : 10094780, 12244297, 12809609, 3892488, 7007073, 7037196, 9298646; Product type s : structure), producing the protein MEGQKIRIKLKAYDHYSLDKSTKEIARTVLRTGARIAGPIPLPTKRTVYTVLRSPHVDKKSREQFETRIHKRLIDIYESTPQTVDALMKLDLPAGVDVEIKT
- the fusA gene encoding protein chain elongation factor EF-G, GTP-binding (Evidence 2a : Function from experimental evidences in other organisms; PubMedId : 1398129, 6322136, 6989816, 7011903, 7016587, 7042386, 9298646; Product type f : factor); translated protein: MSGNKDLKRFRNIGIMAHIDAGKTTTTERILYYTGKTHRIGEVDDGAATMDWMEQEKERGITITSAATTCFWRDHQINIIDTPGHVDFTIEVERSLRVLDGAVALFCAVGGVEPQSETVWRQADKYHVPRIAYINKMDRVGADFYETVKEMNEKFSVKCVPIQMPAGQGEYFTGVIDLVTMTYRVYHDEDLGATFTDYPIPDDLKAEAGKNREQMLEAVSEHDDILMDKFIHEKELDREDIIRALRAAVIKCALVPVLCGSSFRNRGIQRLLDGIVDYLPSPLDLPAVKGVSPDGKKELKRKADPAEPAAALAFKIMSDPHSGRLCYVRVYSGTIKSGMALLNPNSGIKERVARILQMHSNKRADIEEASAGDIVAIIGFRKTTTGDTLCDSKHPIVLEVMNFPEPVIFVAIEPRSKADQXKLSEALQKLEEEDPTFKAKINEETGQTIISGMGELHLEILVDRMIREFGVQASVGRPSVAYKETITEAVEQEGKFIRQSGGKGQYGHVWLKVEPTENGTHFAFENKVVGMTIPREYIPAIEKGVKEAMTNGAIAGYPLTGIKVTLLDGTYHDVDSSELAYKIAASMALQDAVRKAHPAILEPVMSVEVVCPEMYMGNVVGDLNLRRGKINGMVPRGNVQVITATVPLAEMFGYATALRNLSQGRASYTMQFAKYALLPREVASKMFSNMMYV